TCCTTCCGCGTTATTTGTAGTaaatccaaaaaaaagaaggtgaagaaaataaacacagcaacagaataaaacaaataaaatatactTAAATTAATAGAACTTTATACATATGAAAAACTCACATAATTACTTCAATAttaacacagacacacacacagacaaacaaatgCATGCAGATGTACACGAAAGACGGAACAACATTTAGAACAaataaaaggcaaataattctGCATTGACCAAATCACTCACATAGACAgatcatacacacatacagattAGACCCTTCAATCAAGTTAGTTCTAGAACTTGAAAATCGTACATTATGTAATCTAACGAACTTGTTTTAGTGAGTTtaggatgaaacaaaaacaaaacaaacacatattaatgaaataaaaacaacaaaaaataaacaaaaactgtaGGAAACCttccattgaaataaagcaataatATATACAAAGTATCAATCCTTGCCGCGTTTGCTAAAACCACACCCTAGCGATGTGCTGGGTTCAGGGATGTTAGCATGACCCGTGCAATCGTCTTATCTGGTGTAATGGGATGCACTTCCACTCGTGCGTGATGCCGGAAAACATTGAGAACAGTTATTCTATCAAGGAGGATTggcttcatttatttatttatttacgtttgATGAATCGTGCGGTGGATGGATGCGAGAAGTGTGACGTGCTTAAATAATGCATCAATGTAGTGCTGTTACTGGGTGCGTCAATTCAAAGTCGCCTTCGATGGATTTAAGTTTTTCAGCTTGAGCGATATCGATCGCCTACTTGAGTTTGATCCTCGGATCTCAAGAATTGTCTGGCCCAAGAGATGACCCTAAACCTTTTCcagttttgattaaaattttgtTCTAAGCCCATCTAGGTCTTAGAAATCACCCCATACCTATTCCGGAACTGAACCTATTCCAGTACCGTTTCTAAGCCAAAACAAGGACCAACGTGGACCTGCTCGTTTTTTAAATGGGCAGATGCACACTGTACCCAAGATTCGCTTTTGGTATGCAGTATGCGGACCTTGGAGAATTAGTGTGGCATGCAAGAGAGAGGAGAAGATAGAATGAGGGATATAATAGATGATCAAACGAGAGATAATTGTGAGAGATCTCCGCGTATCTCCGTACCCACGTATACTGCGGACGGCCGTTTAtgcgggtaccttttatccgacTGTCCATGTATCCGTGTTGTTCAGAATAGTGGTGgcagctcggaatcggacctacccgattatgattccgtgttcggaatcaattccggagccggttGCGAtgctgaaatcgattccgattacGGAGCCGACTTCGGAGCAGGTTCAAAAGTTGACTCCGGAggcgattccggagtcgacgctggagccgattccgaagtcggctccggaatcgattcctaGATCGGATTcagttccggaatcagaatcggctccggaatcgatatcgacctgggaatcgcaatttgcacCGATAACGGAATCAGGATGCAGAAATTGAATTAGCTCCGAAATGAGAATCAGTTGAAGTTGAATTGAAGTTTCAGAAGcaaaatcagtccgggaatctccatgggAATGGttcttttacaagtaaattttgattctttgcggctatcaatacttagcatcattggacccaaatgCCTATCCCTATgtagatgccgaaaccgattccgtttggaagccgattctaatttcTGAGCCAAATCTGGAACGAattccgaaatcgattccggaaacaaCATTCCCCCAGGATAGCCAGGGTATAGCCAACtatacgacgctatgagcttttatggaatcccggccaaactgataaggctagttcgAATGACCGACGTCACTTGCCAGGGTGGATGAAAAACTCTCAGagccttttgctaccaccaaagatCTGCGtaagggggacgggcttgcctatcccctattcaacttggcgctagagagggccatcggGGACTCGAGGGACTTCGGGAatcatcttctataagtcaacccagatgcTAGCAtatgctgatgatatagacatatTTGGTCTGCCGcactcctatgtagcagaagcctaccaagggatcgagcagacGGCAGAGAACCTtcgattgcagataaacgaggcaaagaccaaactgatggtggcaacatcagcggccctACCATTAAATAATCCAAACATGAataggcgtgacgtacagattGACtaagttgcgcgcaaggatacTGTCCGTGTCTGCCATTATGGCCGGGATAACAAATTGGCAGACAAAGGCGCGAGCCCATGAGTGGTAttggacactcctgaggcaggccaagaccgcaaagcggttttAGAGCCGGATAAGTAAGAAAGTAAGAATGCTTCCTTCTATATTTGTTGAaacgaaatataaaaaaatagacaaatcaaacaatttttgGCAAAAGCAGCAGCGAAGCCTGTATTTACATAATGCTTTCCATatgttttatattattattattattttacattattttttcaaacaatGCTCTTGATGCTTTATTTCATATTGCTGCCATGCAAAACTAGAGCTAACTTGGAGATTCAGCTAACCTACCCTGCTACACTTTCAACATAAAACAACCGATTTATAAAACAACGGAAATCGTGTAGCGAATGGAGAATGGCGAATTCAACCCTTTGAAATAAACGCTTCCGTCAAGCTGTCAACCAACAGCAACATTGGTCGCTGGGCAAAAGaaggatttatttattttcttcgcAGTAAAGAGAGGCagaggagagaaagaaagaaaagaaaaaaaaaacaaaagccagtCAGGAATTGCTCAACAAGCCGGGACCGAAATTGCTGGACCGCAAATCCGATTCCTTCCCGCCTGCCAGCGTGATCGGGCAGTCGGTGTGTCTGGGTGTGTGGGACTTTCCGTGCGGCAGTCGTGCTATGGTTGGTGACGAGAGATCGCACCTGGTGCCTACCTCTGCCCTCCGTCAAGTGCATCCCGGCAAGCAGGGTTAACGAGTCCAGCGGTGTCGCATTGCAAGAGAGAAGTGCAAAAGGCAACGCAAAACCCCGCCGTTCCAGGTCGCAATCAAATCAACCAACTCGCGcgatcaaaatcaaaacaaccgaaacgccgGACAGCAAGCCAAGCAAATGCTGCTAACGCACGGCACCCACACACTGCACGCCGTCGCCGGCCGGACAGCACTGTCCGAGCTGGTGCTGCGTGCCGCCAGCCATCACACCTGGTTCGGATCGGCCCCGGGCCGGCTGGCCTGCGCGGCACCGGCAGCATGGGGCGTGCGGGCCCGGGAGCAAACGCCCGGCAGCAGCCTCGTCTACTACTGCGGCCAGCGGCGCTACTGCTCGAAcctgaagaagaagcagccgCGCGTGGTCGCGGTCAAATCGGTCGAGGGCTCGGAGCTGCTGCAGAACGTGCTGCAGAAGAacaagcagctgctgcaggagaAGCGCGACGGGCTGGTGCGCGACATCCGCGAGCGCAAGGACAAGGTGAAGGAGCGGGTCGAGGAGGTGATCGAGCGGGAGAACGTGGCCACCGTGCCGAACCTGCTGTGCATCGGGCGGATCGTCGCCTCGCCCTACCTCGGCTACGTGATCGTGCAGGGCGACTTCCGGCTCGCGATGGGCATGCTGATCGTGGCCGGGCTGACCGACCTGGCGGACGGGCTGATCGCGCGCCACTGGCCGAACCAGGCCAGCCGGCTCGGCTCCTTTCTCGACCCGATGGCGGACAAGGTGCTGGTCGGGTCGCTCGTCATCGCAATGAGCTACATCGACCTGCTGCCTCTGTGGCTGACCGCGATGATACTCTTCCGGGACGTGTTTCTGATCGGGGCCGGCTTCGTCATACGCTACATCAGTCTGCCGCAACCGGTAGGTGCCCGGCATGTTTTGTGTGCGGGAAGCTACAAGCTAAAGAGCTTGTGCTTGTGAC
The Anopheles arabiensis isolate DONGOLA chromosome X, AaraD3, whole genome shotgun sequence DNA segment above includes these coding regions:
- the LOC120906196 gene encoding probable cardiolipin synthase (CMP-forming), whose amino-acid sequence is MLLTHGTHTLHAVAGRTALSELVLRAASHHTWFGSAPGRLACAAPAAWGVRAREQTPGSSLVYYCGQRRYCSNLKKKQPRVVAVKSVEGSELLQNVLQKNKQLLQEKRDGLVRDIRERKDKVKERVEEVIERENVATVPNLLCIGRIVASPYLGYVIVQGDFRLAMGMLIVAGLTDLADGLIARHWPNQASRLGSFLDPMADKVLVGSLVIAMSYIDLLPLWLTAMILFRDVFLIGAGFVIRYISLPQPRTLSRYFDVTHATAQLAPTFISKLNTAVQLVTVAATLGAPIFSYVDHAYLHGLWYLTGFTTVAAAASYLTSKDTYKILRKKS